From Tripterygium wilfordii isolate XIE 37 chromosome 16, ASM1340144v1, whole genome shotgun sequence, one genomic window encodes:
- the LOC119980267 gene encoding coatomer subunit alpha-1-like has protein sequence MLTKFETKSNRVKGLSFHSKRPWILASLHSGVVQLWDYRMGTLIDRFEEHDGPVRGVHFHKSQPLFVSGGDDYKIKVWNYKMHRCLFTLLGHLDYIRTVQFHHEYPWIVSASDDQTIRIWNWQSRTCISVLTGHNHYVMCASFHPKEDLVVSASLDQTVRVWDIGALRKKTVSPADDILRLSQMNTDLFGSVDAVVKYVLEGHDRGVNWAAFHPTLPLIVSGADDRQVKLWRMNDTKAWEVDTLRGHMNNVSCVMFHAKQDIIVSNSEDRSIRVWDATKRTGVQTFRREHDRFWILSCHPEMNLLAAGHDSGMIVFKLERERPAFAVSGDSLFYTKDRFLRFFEFSTQRDTQVIPIRRPGSTTLNQSPRTLSYSPTENAVLLYSDVDGGSYELYVIPRDNIGRGDNMQEAKRGIGGSPVFIARNRFAVLDKIGNKVIVKNLKNEAVKNVELKFPADAIFYAGTGNVLCRAEDRVQIFDLQQRAVLGELQTPFIKYVVWSNDMESVALLSKHAIVIASKKLVHQCTLHETIRVKSGAWDDNGVFIYTTLNHVKYCLPNGDSGIIRTLDVPIYITKVFENTLFCLDRDGKNRSIVIDATEYMFKLSLLRKRYDHVMSMIRNSQLCGQAMIAYLQQKGFPEVALHFVKDEKTRFNLALESGNIQIAVASAKEIDEKDHWYKLGVEALRQGNAGIVEYAYQRTKNFERLSFLYLITGNMEKLSKMLKIAEVKNDVMGQFHNALYLGDVQERVKILENVGHLPLAYITAKTHGLQDAAERLAAELGDNIPSLQEGKVPSLLMPPTPIMCAGDWPLLRVMKGIFEGGLDNVGRGAAEEEEDADGAWGEDLGMVDADGLENEDVTAVLEDGEEAEDNEEEGGWELEDLELPPEADTPRASVNARSSVFVAPTPGMPVSQIWIQRSSLAAEHAAAGNFDTAMRLLSMQLGIRNFAPLKSMFLDLHAGSHSYVRAFSLAPVVSLAVERGWNESASPNVRGPPALVFNFSQLEEKLKLGYKATTTGKFTEALRVFISILHTIPLIVVESRREVDEVKELIIIVKEYVLGLKMELKRRELKDNPIRQQELAAYFTHCNLQMPHLRLALQNAMTVCYKAKNLATAANFARRLLETNPPNETQARTARQVLQAAERNMTDASELNYDFRNPFVTCGATYVPIYRGQKDVSCPYCSSRFVLGQEGQLCTVCDLSVVGADASGLLCSSSQIR, from the exons ATGTTGACAAAGTTTGAGACGAAAAGTAACAGAGTGAAGGGACTGAGTTTCCACAGCAAGAGGCCATGGATCTTGGCAAGTCTTCACAGCGGCGTGGTCCAGCTATGGGACTATCGAATGGGGACTCTGATAGACAGGTTTGAGGAACATGATGGGCCAGTTCGTGGCGTTCATTTCCACAAATCTCAGCCGCTGTTTGTGTCTGGAG GAGATGATTACAAGATCAAAGTTTGGAACTATAAGATGCATCGGTGCCTGTTTACACTTCTTGGACACCTTGATTACATTCGCACTGTGCAGTTTCATCACGAGTATCCATGGATTGTGAGTGCCAGTGACGATCAGACTATTCGCATATGGAACTGGCAGTCACGCACTTGCATTTCTGTATTGACGGGCCACAATCATTATGTTATGTGTGCCTCATTCCACCCCAAAGAAGACCTTGTTGTATCAGCCTCTCTTGATCAGACTGTACGTGTTTGGGATATTGGTGCCCTGAGGAAAAAGACTGTCTCCCCTGCAGATGACATCCTACGGTTGAGTCAGATGAACACAGATCTGTTTGGCAGTGTGGATGCTGTTGTTAAATATGTCTTGGAAGGTCATGACCGGGGAGTCAACTGGGCTGCTTTCCATCCTACTCTGCCTCTGATTGTCTCAGGCGCAGATGACCGCCAAGTGAAGTTGTGGCGCATGAACG ACACAAAGGCTTGGGAAGTGGACACCTTGAGGGGGCACATGAATAATGTTTCATGTGTTATGTTCCATGCCAAACAGGACATCATTGTTTCCAATTCAGAGGACAGAAGTATCCGTGTGTGGGATGCCACTAAGCGAACTGGTGTTCAGACTTTCCGACGAGAGCATGACCGATTTTGGATTCTTTCGTGTCACCCTGAGATGAATCTCCTAGCTGCTGGACATGACAGTGGAATGATTGTTTTtaagttagagagagaaagacctgCCTTTGCAGTAAGTGGTGACTCTTTGTTCTACACCAAAGACCGGTTTTTGAGGTTCTTTGAGTTTTCAACTCAAAGAGACACACAAGTTATTCCAATCAGACGGCCTGGGTCAACTACCTTGAACCAAAGCCCAAGGACCCTTTCTTACAGTCCTACTGAAAATGCTGTTCTTCTATACTCAGATGTGGATGGTGGATCCTATGAGTTATATGTCATCCCTAGAGACAACATTGGTAGGGGTGATAACATGCAAGAGGCAAAGAGAGGTATTGGGGGATCACCTGTATTTATTGCTCGGAATAGGTTTGCCGTGCTTGACAAAATTGGCAACAAAGTTATAGTGAAGAACCTGAAAAATGAGGCTGTTAAAAATGTTGAACTCAAATTTCCTGCAGATGCAATATTCTATGCTGGGACAGGTAATGTGTTGTGTAGGGCAGAGGATAGGGTGCAAATTTTTGATCTCCAGCAGAGGGCAGTTCTTGGTGAACTTCAAACACCTTTTATCAAGTATGTTGTTTGGTCTAATGATATGGAGAGTGTTGCCTTGCTCAGCAAACATGCCATCGTCATTGCTAGCAAGAAGCTTGTGCACCAATGCACTCTTCATGAGACAATCCGTGTAAAGAGTGGAGCATGGGATGATAATGGTGTTTTCATTTATACAACTCTTAATCATGTTAAATACTGTCTCCCAAATGGGGATAGTGGGATAATCAGAACCCTCGATGTCCCAATATACATTACAAAGGTTTTTGAAAACACTCTCTTTTGCTTGGATCGTGATGGGAAGAATAGGTCAATAGTTATTGATGCAACTGAATATATGTTCAAGCTGTCTCTGTTGAGGAAGAGGTATGATCATGTTATGAGCATGATTAGGAACTCACAGCTTTGTGGACAGGCAATGATTGCTTATCTGCAACAGAAGGGATTTCCTGAAGTAGCTCTCCATTTTGTTAAGGATGAGAAAACTCGTTTCAATTTGGCACTGGAGAGTGGAAACATTCAAATTGCTGTTGCATCAGCGAAGGAGATCGATGAGAAAGATCACTGGTATAAATTGGGGGTGGAAGCACTTCGCCAAGGCAATGCAGGTATTGTGGAGTATGCCTATCAGAGGACAAAGAATTTTGAGAGATTGTCTTTCCTTTATCTCATAACTGGTAATATGGAGAAGTTGTCGAAGATGCTGAAAATTGCAGAAGTGAAGAATGATGTCATGGGCCAGTTTCATAATGCCCTGTATTTGGGTGATGTCCAGGAACGTGTCAAGATCTTGGAGAATGTGGGTCACTTACCTCTTGCTTATATCACAGCTAAAACCCATGGGCTACAAGATGCGGCTGAACGATTAGCTGCTGAGTTAGGAGATAATATTCCATCTCTACAAGAGGGTAAGGTACCCTCCCTTTTGATGCCCCCGACTCCAATCATGTGTGCTGGTGATTGGCCTCTTCTGAGGGTCATGAAAGGCATCTTTGAAGGTGGGCTGGATAATGTTGGCAGGGGTGCtgcagaggaggaggaggatgctGATGGTGCTTGGGGTGAGGATCTGGGTATGGTGGATGCTGATGGCCTAGAAAATGAGGATGTTACAGCAGTTTTGGAGGATGGGGAAGAAGCAGAAGACAACGAAGAAGAGGGAGGGTGGGAACTTGAAGATTTGGAACTTCCCCCTGAGGCAGACACGCCTAGGGCTTCCGTCAATGCTCGTTCTTCTGTGTTTGTGGCACCGACTCCTGGCATGCCTGTTAGCCAGATTTGGATCCAGAGATCTTCACTCGCTGCTGAACATGCTGCAGCTGGCAATTTTGACACTGCAATGCGGCTGCTCAGCATGCAACTTGGAATAAGAAACTTTGCTCCATTGAAATCCATGTTTCTTGATCTTCACGCTGGAAGCCATTCCTATGTACGTGCTTTTTCATTAGCTCCAGTTGTATCACTCGCAGTTGAACGAGGATGGAATGAGTCTGCTAGCCCTAATGTGAGGGGGCCACCAGCACTTGTGTTCAATTTCTCTCAGTTGGAAGAGAAACTTAAGTTGGGCTATAAGGCAACTACTACTGGGAAATTCACTGAGGCTCTTCGTGTCTTCATTAGCATTCTTCATACCATTCCTCTGATTGTTGTCGAGTCTAGGAGGGAAGTTGATGAAGTCAAGGAGCTGATTATTATAGTCAAAGAATATGTTTTAGGATTGAAAATGGAACTAAAGAGGAGGGAATTAAAAGATAATCCTATACGTCAGCAGGAACTTGCAGCCTATTTCACCCACTGCAACCTGCAGATGCCTCACTTGCGCcttgctttgcaaaatgcaatgactgtgTGCTACAAGGCAAAGAACCTCGCTACTGCTGCTAATTTTGCCCGCCGGCTACTAGAGACGAACCCCCCAAATGAGACCCAAGCAAGGACAGCAAGGCAGGTGCTGCAGGCTGCTGAGAGGAATATGACTGATGCATCTGAGCTCAACTACGATTTTAGAAACCCATTTGTCACTTGTGGGGCAACTTATGTGCCAATTTACCGTGGACAGAAGGATGTTTCCTGCCCTTATTGTAGTTCTCGGTTTGTTCTGGGCCAGGAAGGGCAGCTCTGTACCGTGTGTGATCTTTCAGTGGTTGGGGCAGATGCTTCAGGATTGCTCTGTTCTTCTTCCCAGATACGATGA
- the LOC119980327 gene encoding protein NUCLEAR FUSION DEFECTIVE 4-like, producing MERSPGLLFNKWITTIASIWIQCGGGSSYTFGIYSSVLKSTQGYDQSTLDVVSVFKDIGANVGVLSGVLYSNNRYGPWVVHLAGAIQCFAGYFLMWTSVVGLIKPPPLPLMCVFMLLAAHAQTFFNTANVVTGVRNFTDYGGTIVGIMKGFLGLSGAILIQVYATLCEGNPSTFILILAFLPTILSLSLMCLVRIHETNTVDDKKYLNGLSTFSLIIAGYLMIIIILDNVFTLPLLVRTVTFVLLLLLLSLPLVIAVKAQKDYAMRFQQEFSIETTPLLNKTGHPTATFGDERVPLNEDEMNLWQAVCTGNFWLLFVSMLCGMGSGLATINNMSQIGESLHYTTTEINSLISLWSIWNFLGRFGAGYVSDVFLHKKGCARPLFIAITLATMTVGHIVIASGFSKNLYIGSVVVGICYGSQWSLMPTITSEIFGVRNMGTIFNTIAIASPIGSYIFSVRVIGYIYDKVATGEHDSCFGTHCFMVSFLIMASVAFFGCLVALALFFRTRRFYERIVQRRLRRM from the exons ATGGAGCGGAGTCCGGGCCTCCTATTCAATAAGTGGATAACGACCATAGCCAGTATTTGGATCCAGTGCGGCGGCGGCTCATCGTACACCTTCGGGATCTACTCCTCCGTTCTCAAATCCACTCAGGGATATGATCAATCAACGCTCGACGTCGTCTCCGTCTTCAAGGACATCGGCGCCAACGTCGGCGTCCTCTCTGGAGTCCTCTACTCCAACAATCGTTACGGTCCATGGGTAGTTCACTTGGCGGGGGCGATTCAATGCTTTGCGGGTTATTTCTTGATGTGGACATCGGTGGTTGGATTGATCAAGCCGCCGCCGCTGCCGTTGATGTGCGTGTTCATGCTATTGGCGGCGCACGCCCAGACGTTCTTCAATACGGCGAATGTGGTCACCGGTGTACGTAACTTCACCGATTATGGTGGAACGATTGTTGGCATCATGAAG GGCTTTCTTGGTCTGAGTGGAGCAATACTGATTCAAGTGTATGCTACATTATGTGAGGGTAATCCAAGCACCTTCATTCTGATACTTGCATTCTTGCcgaccattctctctctctcgcttatGTGTTTGGTAAGAATCCATGAGACAAACACAGTTGATGACAAGAAGTACTTGAATGGTTTATCTACCTTTTCTTTGATAATTGCCGGATATCTCATGATCATTATAATATTAGACAATGTCTTCACTTTGCCTCTACTGGTACGAACTGTTACATTCGTACTACTGCTGCTGTTACTTTCGTTGCCTCTTGTAATTGCTGTCAAAGCCCAGAAGGACTACGCGATGAGATTCCAACAAGAATTTTCCATTGAGACGACTCCACTACTGAATAAAACAGGTCATCCAACTGCCACTTTTGGCGATGAAAGAGTACCGTTGAATGAAGACGAAATGAATCTGTGGCAAGCCGTCTGTACAGGAAACTTCTGGTTGTTGTTTGTTTCAATGCTATGTGGAATGGGCTCTGGACTGGCGACGATAAATAACATGAGCCAGATAGGAGAATCTCTGCATTACACAACAACAGAAATCAATTCGTTGATTTCTTTGTGGAGTATATGGAATTTTCTGGGCCGTTTTGGAGCAGGGTATGTGTCTGATGTCTTTTTACATAAAAAAGGCTGTGCAAGACCATTGTTCATTGCTATTACTCTAGCAACCATGACCGTCGGCCATATAGTTATCGCATCTGGTTTCTCTAAAAATTTATACATTGGATCAGTTGTCGTGGGTATTTGTTATGGTTCACAGTGGTCGTTGATGCCTACCATAACTAGTGAGATATTTGGTGTGAGGAATATGGGTACTATTTTTAACACTATAGCTATTGCAAGCCCCATTGGATCGTATATATTTTCTGTAAGAGTCATTGGATATATCTATGACAAAGTAGCGACCGGTGAACATGACTCTTGCTTTGGTACTCACTGCTTCATGGTGTCTTTTCTGATCATGGCATCTGTTGCGTTTTTCGGATGTCTTGTTGCCCTAGCATTGTTCTTTCGGACGAGGAGATTCTATGAGCGGATTGTCCAGAGAAGGTTGCGGCGTATGTAG
- the LOC119980699 gene encoding uncharacterized protein LOC119980699 has translation MACIPARVIDGRNINKQEMFVSAWNDKYLHFGNQTTNRVESQHAKLKRYLESSLSDLVTSLSFIHQVIQSQDIAIKARIERSKNAGEVSYICGCQLRTSYGLPCAHEQAIYLNDGLPLPIDSINNFWRKLDLSPCVSLQDDDIDLQVFTEQFKQQPRHDKFSLLKKLREIITPSTTLIREPVVKTNTCGCPSLKKKFASNTRANPSALVFVESDSPHSRKPSRHSYLFGGPDSKSGEDIFTHANTTTFEFVESDIFQFQEPARHSCSSTYNDSVHVYVRQFPPILLPYIMYVQDVKLDGNCGFRAIAVCLGLHEYAWATIRYNLIEELHIFRTQYVAIFVSDDQCTHVYNSLNFFALDGEASIEHWMTMLDMGLLIALKLSLDCFKVQCDITRFKCCTELHVFFTSIYSTTVVSTCCYRYRELAMIVMRKTGICVLQARPSGIYYYYLAKPTYWKDP, from the exons ATGGCGTGCATCCCCGCACGTGTTATTGATGGACGCAACATAAACAAACAG gagatgtttgtatcCGCATGGAACGACAAATATCTTCAttttggaaaccaaacaactaatAGAGTCGAGAGCCAGCATGCCAAGTTGAAACGATACTTGGAGTCATCACTGTCAGATTTGGTGACATCACTGTCGTTTATTCATCAAGTCATCCAATCACAGGACATAGCTATCAAAGCAA GAATTGAGCGATCTAAGAATGCCGGAGAAGTTTCATACATATGCGGATGTCAACTTCGTACGAGCTATGGATTGCCATGTGCGCATGAGCAAGCAATATATTTGAATGATGGTCTTCCCTTACCAATTGATTCCATAAATAATTTTTGGAGGAAACTTGACTTATCACCGTGTGTGTCTCTTCAAGACGATGACATCGATCTGCAAGTGTTCACGGAACAGTTTAAGCAGCAACCAAGGCATGATAAATTCAGTCTTTTAAAgaagttgagggagataatcacaccatcaacaACTTTAATTCGTGAACCTGTTGTTAAGACGAACACTTGTGGATGCCCCTCCTTGAAGAAAAAATTTGCATCAAATACTCGTGCTAATCCGTCTGCATTAGTGTTCGTTGAGTCTGATTCCCCTCATTCTCGGAAACCAAGCAGACACAGTTATTTGTTTGGAGGCCCTGACTCGAAGAGCGGGGAAGACATATTCACTCATGCTAATACGACTACATTTGAGTTTGTTGAGTCAGATATTTTTCAGTTTCAAGAACCAGcgagacacagttgctcctctACTTACAACGATTCTGTACACGTCTATGTTCGTCAGTTTCCACCTATACTTCTTCCTTACATTATGTATGTACAAGACGTAAAACTTGATGGAAATTGTGGCTTTCGGGCGATAGCTGTCTGTCTTGGTCTTCATGAATATGCATGGGCAACTATCCGATATAACTTAATAGAAGAGTTGCACATATTCAGGACACAATATGTTGCAATATTTGTCAGTGATGACCAGTGTACTCATGTTTACAACTCACTAAACTTCTTTGCATTAGATGGAGAAGCATCgattgagcattggatgactaTGCTAGATatgggtctcttgattgctttAAAGTTGTCACTTGATTGCTTTAAAGTTCAATGTGATATTACACGTTTTAAGTGCTGCACAGAGCTTCACGTATTTTTCACTTCGATCTACTCCACCACCGTcgtatcaacatgttgctatcgcTATCGG GAACTGGCAATGATCGTCATGAGAAAAACAGGAATATGTGTCCTCCAGGCCAGACCATCAGGGATCTACTACTACTATTTAGCCAAACCAACTTATTGGAAGGATCCATGA